Proteins from a single region of Acinonyx jubatus isolate Ajub_Pintada_27869175 chromosome D3, VMU_Ajub_asm_v1.0, whole genome shotgun sequence:
- the YPEL1 gene encoding protein yippee-like 1 isoform X1, whose protein sequence is MVKMTKSKTFQAYLPNCHRTYSCVHCRAHLANHDELISKSFQGSQGRAYLFNSVVNVGCGPAEERVLLTGLHAVADIYCENCKTTLGWKYALGWICSQSGLAMPWARCMWSLGAAGGTDQWTTARRFAPWSRTVKLTCTSLLQPLRPALCPLCPCEVQK, encoded by the exons ATGGTGAAGATGACAAAATCCAAAACTTTCCAAGCTTATCTGCCAAACTGTCACCGAACGTACAGCTGTGTCCACTGCAGAGCCCACCTGGCCAATCATGATGAGCTGATCTCTAAG tCTTTTCAGGGAAGTCAGGGACGAGCCTACCTCTTCAATTCTGT GGTGAATGTGGGCTGTGGCCCCGCTGAGGAGAGGGTCCTTCTTACTGGCCTGCACGCGGTCGCAGACATCTACTGTGAAAACTGCAAAACCACGCTTGGGTGGAAATAT GCTCTTGGGTGGATCTGCAGCCAGAGTGGCCTGGCCATGCCTTGGGCCAGGTGCATGTGGTCACTGGGTGCAGCTGGAGGGACGGACCAATGGACAACAGCCCGAAGGTTTGCCCCTTGGAGCAGGACTGTCAAGCTCACGTGCACAAGCCTCCTTCAGCCTCTGCGTCCAGCCCTCTGTCCTCTGTGTCCGTGTGAGGTTCAAAAATAA
- the YPEL1 gene encoding protein yippee-like 1 isoform X2, translating to MVKMTKSKTFQAYLPNCHRTYSCVHCRAHLANHDELISKSFQGSQGRAYLFNSVVNVGCGPAEERVLLTGLHAVADIYCENCKTTLGWKYEHAFESSQKYKEGKFIIELAHMIKDNGWE from the exons ATGGTGAAGATGACAAAATCCAAAACTTTCCAAGCTTATCTGCCAAACTGTCACCGAACGTACAGCTGTGTCCACTGCAGAGCCCACCTGGCCAATCATGATGAGCTGATCTCTAAG tCTTTTCAGGGAAGTCAGGGACGAGCCTACCTCTTCAATTCTGT GGTGAATGTGGGCTGTGGCCCCGCTGAGGAGAGGGTCCTTCTTACTGGCCTGCACGCGGTCGCAGACATCTACTGTGAAAACTGCAAAACCACGCTTGGGTGGAAATAT gaacATGCCTTTGAGAGCAGTCAGAAATATAAGGAAGGAAAATTTATTATTGAGCTTGCCCACATGATCAAAGACAATGGTTGGGAGTAA